The Aureispira anguillae genome contains a region encoding:
- the rpsR gene encoding 30S ribosomal protein S18, with protein sequence MATREDIKFLSNPKIGQKRKKYCRFRRYGIKSIDYRDVDFLMNFINEQGKILPRRITGNSLKYQRKVATAVKRSRHLGLLPYVVDNLK encoded by the coding sequence CAACTAGAGAAGATATCAAGTTTTTGAGCAATCCTAAGATCGGTCAAAAACGTAAAAAATACTGTCGTTTCCGTCGTTACGGAATTAAGTCAATTGATTATAGAGATGTTGACTTTTTGATGAACTTTATCAATGAACAAGGAAAAATTCTTCCTCGTCGTATCACTGGTAACTCATTGAAATACCAAAGAAAAGTGGCTACTGCTGTTAAGCGTTCTCGTCACTTAGGTTTACTACCTTATGTAGTAGATAATTTGAAATAA
- a CDS encoding tetratricopeptide repeat protein, which yields MSIKKYFIALIILTTSTLLWAQESAIYRDYQKDYKRGLHFYNQKLYGQALDEFDKVTRAANLFQDTDVPMYILQSELHAGLSALYLGQPDAEKRLLYFMERNEPSAVATRAGLALGNYYYDQRDYNAAIKYLSEVSALELSNEEIIEKKFKLGYCYFVKKKFPKAKTLFQQIKESKTQYYYPSNYYYGITEFFDKNYDAALKGFENAQQSSRYKKIVPSYICQIYFAKKQYKEVIKQGKPLINDNSIREREQVSQLVGQSYFELGQYRKALPLLDTYVSKTKKVSKEALYQLGYTQYKVGKYKEAIKNFEQLNALNDKLGQSALYNMADCLLKTGDKSAARQAFQKASQKNFNPVLQEDALINYAKLSYELGFDNDAISALQSIATTSDYYNEAQNLMAKVFLNTRDYDKALATLRKMPNKTQKMKETHQKVAYFRGVQRYNAGKYDESILLFNESLKQGINTETKALAYFWKAETLFKKNAFDPSIDEYGKFITTANTVNYLPDNSSIGVAYYGMGYSYIKKNDYGNASRYFKDAVKTIRKKLPTYNDKYVTNFVYPDALLRAGDCLLFLRSYEKAKGYYNTVINKNYPNKDYAMYQLSLIHNLQNNNTSQIALLDKIIRDYPASRYADDAYYAKGNTLFNMNKKDLAIISYEKMLQEYPNSDMTNKALLKLGLIAYSMGRHEEALNYYKGVFRTDPQSDEAKDALAAIKEIYIEDGNPDGYFNFVNTVQGYNVGEFERDSLMFIAAQIKFNNADWDGAVASYTSYLDRFPAGMNSTQAHFNRGEALFDLKRYEEAIMDYAYISDQGTSSYTETANHRAANITYYSTQNFAEAMKYYGRLEQVATTEELLFEAQQFGMRSAFYASDFKNLPQIAGRLIQNARATAQDHAEANYFIGKAYLVEKDYDRALAAFQKNIDLSGDDVHSAEARYWRAYITYQKRDLDKAMNLCFQNNKEIPGHPYWLVKSFILLADIYAEQDNLFQAKATLQSIVDNYDGDQDLLNEAKEKLQRVIDAEKSNSKIKRENPNGELEMIEEN from the coding sequence ATGAGTATCAAAAAATATTTTATTGCCCTTATAATATTGACAACGAGTACACTACTTTGGGCACAAGAATCTGCTATTTATAGAGATTATCAAAAAGATTACAAGCGGGGTTTGCATTTTTACAACCAAAAATTGTACGGTCAAGCCTTAGATGAGTTTGATAAAGTTACTAGAGCAGCAAATCTTTTTCAGGATACCGATGTACCCATGTATATTTTACAATCAGAATTGCATGCAGGATTATCAGCGTTGTATCTTGGGCAACCCGATGCTGAAAAGCGTTTGTTGTATTTTATGGAGAGAAACGAACCGAGTGCTGTTGCTACTCGTGCAGGTTTGGCTTTAGGAAACTATTATTACGATCAAAGAGATTACAATGCTGCAATCAAATATTTGAGTGAAGTTTCGGCATTAGAATTGAGCAATGAAGAAATTATAGAGAAAAAATTTAAGCTAGGGTATTGCTATTTTGTCAAGAAAAAATTCCCAAAAGCAAAGACCTTATTTCAACAAATAAAGGAATCCAAAACGCAGTATTATTATCCTTCTAATTATTATTATGGGATCACAGAATTTTTTGATAAAAATTATGACGCTGCATTAAAAGGGTTTGAAAATGCTCAACAATCGAGTCGCTATAAAAAGATTGTTCCTTCTTACATCTGTCAAATCTATTTTGCCAAAAAACAATATAAGGAGGTTATCAAACAAGGAAAGCCTTTGATTAATGACAATTCTATCCGTGAGCGTGAGCAAGTATCTCAATTGGTTGGACAGTCTTATTTTGAATTGGGACAATACCGAAAAGCCTTGCCATTGTTGGATACTTATGTGAGTAAAACCAAAAAGGTGAGCAAGGAAGCACTTTATCAGTTGGGCTACACACAATATAAGGTAGGAAAATACAAAGAAGCCATCAAAAACTTTGAGCAGCTCAATGCACTCAATGATAAGTTGGGACAAAGTGCCCTTTATAATATGGCAGATTGTTTGCTCAAGACGGGAGATAAATCAGCGGCTAGACAGGCTTTTCAGAAAGCGAGCCAAAAGAATTTTAATCCTGTATTGCAAGAAGATGCTTTGATTAACTATGCTAAACTTTCTTACGAACTGGGTTTTGATAACGATGCTATTTCTGCTTTGCAGAGCATTGCTACTACTTCAGATTATTATAATGAAGCTCAAAACTTGATGGCAAAAGTATTCTTAAATACAAGAGATTATGACAAGGCGCTAGCTACCTTACGCAAGATGCCCAATAAGACACAGAAGATGAAAGAAACCCATCAAAAAGTGGCTTATTTTAGAGGCGTTCAACGATACAATGCAGGCAAATATGATGAATCTATTCTATTGTTTAATGAATCATTAAAACAGGGAATCAATACAGAAACCAAAGCCTTGGCTTATTTTTGGAAAGCAGAAACGTTGTTTAAAAAGAATGCTTTTGATCCTAGTATCGATGAATATGGCAAGTTTATCACTACAGCTAATACGGTTAATTATTTGCCCGATAACTCTTCTATAGGGGTTGCTTATTATGGCATGGGATATTCGTACATTAAGAAAAATGACTACGGAAATGCCTCTCGATACTTTAAGGATGCAGTGAAGACCATTCGAAAAAAATTGCCTACCTACAATGATAAGTATGTAACAAACTTTGTTTATCCTGATGCCTTATTGCGTGCAGGGGACTGCTTGTTGTTTTTGAGAAGTTATGAAAAAGCAAAGGGGTATTACAATACTGTTATCAATAAAAACTATCCGAATAAAGACTATGCTATGTATCAGCTTAGTCTGATTCATAACCTACAAAATAACAATACTTCTCAAATTGCTTTGTTGGATAAGATTATCAGAGATTATCCTGCTTCTAGATATGCAGATGATGCTTATTATGCCAAGGGGAACACCTTGTTTAATATGAATAAAAAAGATTTGGCAATCATCTCTTACGAAAAAATGTTGCAGGAATATCCCAATAGCGATATGACCAATAAAGCTTTGTTAAAGTTGGGCTTGATTGCTTATTCTATGGGAAGACACGAAGAAGCTCTGAATTATTACAAAGGCGTTTTTAGAACAGATCCACAGAGTGATGAGGCTAAGGATGCTTTGGCAGCCATCAAAGAAATCTATATAGAAGATGGCAACCCTGATGGCTATTTTAATTTTGTAAACACGGTACAAGGTTATAATGTAGGAGAATTTGAGCGAGATTCATTGATGTTTATTGCTGCTCAAATCAAATTTAACAATGCAGATTGGGATGGAGCAGTGGCGAGCTATACGAGTTATCTAGATCGTTTTCCTGCTGGTATGAATAGCACACAAGCGCACTTTAATCGTGGTGAAGCCTTGTTTGATTTGAAACGCTATGAAGAAGCCATTATGGACTATGCTTATATCTCAGATCAAGGAACTTCTTCTTATACTGAAACCGCTAATCATCGTGCGGCTAATATTACTTATTATAGCACTCAAAATTTTGCAGAGGCCATGAAATATTATGGTCGTCTAGAACAGGTCGCTACCACAGAAGAGTTACTATTTGAAGCACAACAATTTGGGATGCGTAGCGCTTTTTATGCTTCTGATTTTAAGAATTTACCTCAAATAGCAGGACGATTGATCCAAAATGCTAGAGCTACCGCACAAGACCATGCAGAGGCGAATTATTTTATTGGTAAGGCTTATTTGGTAGAAAAAGATTATGATAGAGCTTTGGCTGCCTTCCAAAAGAATATTGATTTGTCTGGAGACGATGTGCATTCGGCAGAAGCTAGATATTGGAGAGCTTATATCACTTACCAAAAGAGAGATTTGGACAAAGCAATGAACTTGTGTTTCCAAAACAACAAGGAAATTCCAGGTCATCCTTACTGGTTGGTAAAAAGCTTTATTCTTTTGGCAGATATTTATGCAGAGCAAGATAACTTGTTTCAGGCTAAGGCAACCTTGCAATCTATTGTAGATAACTATGATGGTGACCAAGACTTGTTGAATGAAGCCAAAGAGAAATTACAACGTGTCATTGATGCTGAAAAAAGCAACAGTAAGATTAAGCGAGAAAACCCCAATGGGGAATTGGAAATGATTGAAGAAAATTAA
- the rplI gene encoding 50S ribosomal protein L9, with protein sequence MEIILLKDVEHIGLAKALVSVKAGYARNYLIPQGLAIVANKANKNSLMQEILQQEERAQKILDEAKELATTLATKTLKIAAKAGTSGKIFGSVSNVQLVNALKDTFGVEIDKKKIKLPEEVKMLGTYTATVSLHKEVSAAVKFEVYDDKDEVA encoded by the coding sequence ATGGAAATTATATTATTAAAAGATGTTGAGCACATCGGGTTGGCCAAAGCATTGGTTTCTGTAAAAGCTGGTTATGCTCGCAATTATTTGATCCCTCAAGGATTGGCTATTGTTGCTAATAAAGCAAACAAAAATAGCTTGATGCAAGAAATTCTTCAACAAGAAGAAAGAGCACAAAAAATATTGGACGAAGCTAAAGAATTGGCAACTACATTGGCTACCAAAACACTTAAAATCGCTGCTAAAGCGGGAACTAGTGGTAAAATCTTTGGTTCTGTATCTAATGTTCAGTTGGTAAATGCATTAAAAGATACTTTTGGTGTTGAAATCGACAAAAAGAAAATCAAACTTCCTGAAGAAGTTAAAATGTTGGGAACTTACACCGCTACTGTTTCTTTGCACAAAGAAGTATCAGCTGCTGTTAAGTTTGAAGTTTATGACGATAAAGATGAGGTAGCTTAA